The Deltaproteobacteria bacterium genome contains the following window.
GGAGATCACCTGCCATGCGGCCGGGGCAAACTTTCTCGATCCCGGGATACGGTCGGTGATCGACATCGGCGGTCAAGACAGCAAGGCCATGGTGATCAACGGTCAAGGGAAGGTGCTGGACTTCGCCATGAATGACAAGTGCGCTGCCGGTACGGGAAGGTTTCTGGAGGTCATGGCCAGGGCCCTTGAACTGGAATTGGACCTTTTGGGAGACATGGCGTTGAAATCCGAAAAGCCGTCCCGTATCAGCAGCCTGTGCACCGTGTTTGCTGAATCCGAGGTTATTTCCCTGATCGCAAAGGGTGAGCCGCGGGAAAATATCGTTGCCGGGATCCACGCATCCATCGGGTCAAGGGTCGTTGCCATGGCCGGGCGATTGAATTTTCAACCCGACGTCATGATGACCGGCGGGGTGGCTAAAAACAAAGGGCTTGTCCGCATGCTCGAGCAAAAAATAGGTATGCCTTTGAACGTCTCTCCATACGCACAGGTGATCGGTGCGATCGGGGCGGCCCTGTTGGCAACGGAACGTTTCAAAGTTTAGGAACGGGTTGTTCGTCTTCAGATTGCGCTTTGAATCGAATCAATATTTCCGTTCCCTGCCGGTTGTTGATAACGAGCTCCCCGTTTAACTGTTTCAGAATCAGATTCCTCACCAGCTTAATTCCCAATGTGTCCGTATTTTCGATATCCACGGAATCCGGGATGCCCTTCCCGTAATCTTTCACGGCAATGCACACCATGTCGTCGGCTGAGATTTTTTGAGAAAGTTCAATCTTGCCCGACTGCTGGCCGGGATATGCATATTTAAAGGCGTTCGAGATGA
Protein-coding sequences here:
- a CDS encoding acyl-CoA dehydratase activase, translated to MITVGIDVGSITAKAAVIADGKLMASGVCQTGYDARAAAEKIFKTVMAESGRSHDQVEGVISTGYGRKNVTFADKSVTEITCHAAGANFLDPGIRSVIDIGGQDSKAMVINGQGKVLDFAMNDKCAAGTGRFLEVMARALELELDLLGDMALKSEKPSRISSLCTVFAESEVISLIAKGEPRENIVAGIHASIGSRVVAMAGRLNFQPDVMMTGGVAKNKGLVRMLEQKIGMPLNVSPYAQVIGAIGAALLATERFKV